The following nucleotide sequence is from Desulfovibrio legallii.
GCTCGCAAGGCCCGCGCCAGCGCCTTAAGGCAGACCCAAAAATCCTGACCACGCGGGCCGCTACGAAATGTGCGAAAAATTCTGGACACTACCCACAAAGGGCGCGCTTTCTTTGCATGCGGTCACAGCAAAGCTTCCGCCGTTGATGCCGTTTGTTTCAACATCCACCACCCTCATGCCGCATTGCCGCAGAATGAACTGCACGACCTTGAACGAATAAAACTCTAAATGTTCGTGACAGATGGTGTCGTAGGCATTGGTGCGCAACATGCTTGGCATATAGCTTTGTTCAAAATGCCAAAGCCCGTCATCGGCCAGCACGCTTGCCACATCTTTTGCAAAAGCCAGGGGTTGCTCCAGATCGTAAAACATGGAAATAGAAGTCACAATGCGTGCCCGCTTGGATGGATAACGGGTCAAGACATCTGATGCTGAAAAGAAATCCGGTATCAACGCAATGTCATCTGGGTAGTAAGCACGAAATTTCAAGCCCGTAGGATCAATGCCTAAACGCTGGCAGGGCCTCGTATAGGCTTTGAGCGAAGTGGCATCGTTGGAGCCAATATCAATGACAAGGTCGTCATGACGCACGTTGGCCATATGCTCAAGACGGCGGATTTTTTGCTGCAAATGGGCAACCATTGAGGCATTCAGGCCAGATCGGTAGCCGTAGTTGTCGCCGTACATCTCTTCAAGATTGTAGGATTGGCGCAACTGAAGCAAGCTGCACGCGCCGCACAGCACAAGACCAAGTGGCCCCTTTGTAATCTGCGCATCTGGATTGCGCGGAAAGACGCCCGTCAACGCCTGCTCGCCCA
It contains:
- a CDS encoding class I SAM-dependent methyltransferase, whose amino-acid sequence is MCEKYRTLSNIEMQHSGHHMNTPKTYTEISTCRVCGCRDMTNVVSLGEQALTGVFPRNPDAQITKGPLGLVLCGACSLLQLRQSYNLEEMYGDNYGYRSGLNASMVAHLQQKIRRLEHMANVRHDDLVIDIGSNDATSLKAYTRPCQRLGIDPTGLKFRAYYPDDIALIPDFFSASDVLTRYPSKRARIVTSISMFYDLEQPLAFAKDVASVLADDGLWHFEQSYMPSMLRTNAYDTICHEHLEFYSFKVVQFILRQCGMRVVDVETNGINGGSFAVTACKESAPFVGSVQNFSHIS